Below is a window of Denticeps clupeoides unplaced genomic scaffold, fDenClu1.1, whole genome shotgun sequence DNA.
cctttatgatgtcataaggggacaaattgagccgccgctctctgaacggtgaagcagaatgaccaaatgATGCAGGCTCGGGGAATTcggattaatgttaaatcatctcacaaagtcacattttcatgtcagtggACTTTAAAagcgtttttgttttttagtgtACAAGGAGATTTAATCATAAAAACACATGCAGATCTGCATGGTACAAATGGCTTTCCATACAGAGCAGTGTCAGTCTGCAGCGTCCGTCTGTGCTTTGGTCGTGTTAGTTGTGAGGTGTGGATAAGGAAGACGCCATTGGCTGACAGGTCGAGGAAGAACTGGGAGTAATCTGCTAAAGGGATCAACAGGATTACTGTGGGATTATTGGAGGTCGTAGGAGTTCACAGACACAGCGTGCAAAAAACTGGACTGGCACACTGTCTCTGTAACCCTGGACCAGAGCAGCAGAAAATCATCTCAGGACGCGTCAGGACTCATAAAACTGATCCTCACCCCGAGGTATTCATCGCCGTTGAATATctgtggggggagggggtttcCCTTTCCCGGGTGCTTTTCCTCCGGAATGTTCCGGTACATCCAGAGCCGCTGGTCCTCCAGCATGGTGATGTCCACCTCCTCAAACAAGATGCGGTTGGCCTCCAGAAAACCTACCACGGCCTGCTGCCTCTTCTTCACCTTAGAGAGGGACAGAGGAACATCGTTTCACTATATAAGATACGTAAATTCACCTATCAGAACGCCTGGACTAGAtcgctgataacctgcatgttggtgttggtagtgggcgtggtcacgtttagagaatggagggaaacggaggagaaagggaggagatgggagttgacaggaggaggagttaaattgtccagaatgagtaAGTAGGActtgtgagagctgtcaatcatgcctacaggctccgcCCCTTCTAAACACTGTTTATAAAACGACAACAGAAACAATGTTGCACTGTATGGAACTCCAAAGTGTCCAAATTTAAATAGACAAATACGGcgtaatgaaataaataatcatatgaataaataagagaatGATATATATAATAGCAACA
It encodes the following:
- the sh3bgrl2 gene encoding SH3 domain-binding glutamic acid-rich-like protein 2: MVIRVYVASSSGSVAVKKRQQAVVGFLEANRILFEEVDITMLEDQRLWMYRNIPEEKHPGKGNPLPPQIFNGDEYLGDYEDFFQSKENNTVFSFLGLNSDPTVQSS